In the genome of Ensifer sp. WSM1721, the window GTGATTTCCGGCGGTTTCCGGATTCGCGACGGTCAATCCTGGTGCGAACGGCGACGCCCGCACCCCTCCTCCTGCGCACCTCCCATGCCCCCGAAGTCCAAGATTCATTCTCCGCAATGGAGAGGCGCATTTCGATGCAGGCACCGCCCGCCGGGAAACCCTGCGGCCGGCGGACACCTCACCGTAGAACTTGCAACGCGAACGTCCCGGCGGCAAGACTAAAAGCCGCGCACGGATGCAAGCGGTCCACAGAGGGCGGAGCCGAGCCGTACCCGGTCCGCTGGGAAGACTCTCAATTATCCTTCGAGAGAAGGGCAGATAGCTCAAGCGAGACCTGGTGCCCGCGTGGTTGCCCTCTACAGCGCGGCGCGTCTTATCAGACGCGCAAAGGTCGCTGTAGCGCCTTGAATTGCTGCATGTCTTTCTCCTTGACCGAACGGGCCGACCTCAATGGACTTCCCCGGCACAGCGAGAAGCGCTATGGCATAGCCGCAAGACGCGGCGCGATTCCAGGGCGAACCCTCATGGCGGGCCGCACGGGATCAAGGCGGAGCCCGAGAGTGCAACAGCATGACGGCTGAGACGAATTCCGGCCTTTCGCGCCGCCGTATCCCCGCTGGAATCTGGGCCTTAGGCTTCGTTTCCATGTTCATGGATATCTCGTCCGAGATGATCCACGCGCTGCTGCCCATCTACATGATCACGGCGCTCGGGACGTCGACGCTCGCCGTCGGCATCATTGAGGGTATTGCCGAAGCGACGGCCTCGATCACCAAGGTCTTTTCCGGTGCGCTCAGCGACTGGCTGGGCAAGCGCAAGGTCCTGGCAGTCCTTGGATATGGCCTCGCGGCGCTTACCAAGCCAATCTTCCCGCTTGCTGCTTCCCTCGAATGGCTGATCGCGGCCCGTTTCATCGACCGCGTAGGGAAAGGCATTCGCGGCGCGCCGCGAGACGCGCTCGTCGCCGATATCGCCCCGCCGCATCTGCGCGGTGCGAGCTTTGGTCTGCGGCAGTCACTCGACACCGTCGGCGCCTTCCTCGGCCCGTTACTCGCAATCGCCTTGATGTGGCTGACGGCGGACCATTTTCAGGCGGTGTTCTGGTTCGCGGTCATTCCGGCCTTCCTGTCCGTCGGCGTCCTCCTCGTCGCCGTCAAGGAGCCTGAGCGGCCGGTGGAGTTACGCCGGGTGCGCATGCCGCTGCGCCGTGATGAACTCAGGCAACTCGGATCGGCCTATTGGTGGGTGGTTGTCATCGCCGCGGTCTTCACGCTCGCCCGTTTCAGCGAAGCCTTCCTCATCCTGCGCGCCCAGTCGATCGGCCTGCCCTTAGCTGTGGTTCCGGTCGTGCTCGTGATCATGAGCCTCGCCTACTCGCTTTCCGCTTACCCCGCCGGCGCCCTCTCCGATCGCGTTGATCGCTTGACGCTGCTCGTGGTCGGCCTTGTCCTCCTGGTTCTTGCCGATCTCGCCCTCGCCTTCGCAACCGGCATCCTCGCGCTCGGCCTCGGCGTGGTGCTGTGGGGCCTGCATATGGGCTTCACCCAGGGGCTTTTGGCAACGCTCGTCGCCGACACCGCTCCCGCGGAACTGCGCGGAACCGCCTTCGGCATGTTCAACCTGGTCTCCGGCTTCGCCCTGCTCCTTGCGAGCGTCCTCGCCGGGGCTCTCTGGGACATTGCCGGGGCAAAGGCGACCTTCCTCGCCGGCGCCTGCTTTACCACACTCACCATCGCCGGGCTGATGTTGATCCGTTCCCAATTCAAGAAGTCATGAGGAAACGTGTGGCCGCCTGTACCTGGCAGGGCGACCGGGGCGAGCGCGCTATGCCATGGCAGCAGAAACGGTTCCGCCGGCATCCCGTGCAAAAAGCCACTCCAGGATCGGCGGGATGAAAGCAGGATAATTGTGCGCAGCTGGGTCCGGCGAACGGATCGCCACCGCTTCATCGATCTCCGGATGCGCATCGGCGGCAACATGCGCTGCCACCCGCGCAATGATATCGTCCGCCTTGGCCGCTAACCGGAAGACCCGGAAAACGATTATGGTGCCGTCCATATGGATTGCATGCCAACCCGGTTCTGCGCTCGCCTCAGAAAGCGCAATTCCCGTCTCCTCCTTGACCTCGCGCGCAATGTTGCGGGCGACGTCGCAGCGCCCATCGATGATATCCTCCGGCTCCAGCGAACCACCGGGACTGTAGACACGTCCCGCATTGGCCGTATGAGAACCCATACGAATCGCGATCACGGCGCCGTCCGAAGAAAGCAGCATCGGCATGCCGAAGATATGGCACGCGCCCGGCGCTCGCGTCTTCCGCCACCAGAGGAAAGTCGAATAAGGAACGATGTAGGCCCTCGCGCAAATGCGCCCGTCAGCGATGCGGATCGACCGTTGCAGTACCATCCTGCCATCGAAGAGGTGCGGGTTCGCCGCAATTTCCTGCTGCCAGCTTGCTCGAGCGCGCTCGGCCTCCGCCAGATGAAACGGATGCGGCCCGGGTGCGACCTCTATGTGGATCTCCGACACCGGAAAAATCGTGCCTTCGGCGGGCCATTGCGACCGGTTGCTTTCGAGTTGGGTCATGGGTCAGATATCCAGTGTCATAACAACCGGGCAGTGATCGGAGGCCTTCGGGCGATCCCAGCCGGTACGCGGATAACGCTCGACCTCCTGGCCCGCGGGAAAGATCGTGCGATAAGGCTGGCCGGCGCGGATGATCTCGGGCACCCGGGCCGCATTGCGGCGGGCAAGCGCAGGCGACAGCCAGATATAGTCGAGTTGGCAGAGATGCCGCTCTTCCGGTCCCCGGCTGTGGAAAAGCGTCCAGCGGTCGAGGACCGGACGCCTCAGCATCGGGTTTTCCACGAAGCCGTCATGGCTCAGGATCTCGAGCGCGCTCATCGCCTCCTCGCGCGGAACGAACTCATAGCCGTTGCGCCGGTCCCCGAGAATGTCCACCTTTTCCTGGTAATCGTTCATGTCGCCACAGATGGCAAACATCTTGTCCGCCGTATGGCCGCGGCCGAAGCGGCTCTCGATGATGTGGCGCACCGCCTTCGCTTCGGCGATGCGCAGGGCCATTGTCGCCTGACGGCCGTCAAGCCCTTCGCGCGCCGGCCCCATCGACTTGAAGTGAACGACATAGAGGGTGAGCGGCCGGCCGCCGATCCTCAGGTCCACTTCCAGGCAGTCGCGCTTGAAGATGCGGTCGCCGGGCCGGTTGGTCGCCGCCAGGTCGTCGTTGAACAGGTCGAGATCGTTATAGGTGAGCGCCGCATGGCTCTTTACTTCCAGGCACTCGATCTTCTGCCCGTCGCGGGTCTCATCCCGCATCAGCACGGCGACGTCGATGCCGCGGGTGTCGTTGCCCTCGATCAGGTATTTCTGGCGGTAGCCGTTACCGACCATGCGGAAGAGATAACCGTACTCGAAGGCCTGCAGCGCCGCCATGCTGTCGGCCTCCTGCAGGCAGAGGATATCGGCATCGCAATCGGCGATCGCCAGCGCCGACATCTGCCGCGTGTCGTCCGTATGCGCAATGGTGCGCGCTTCCTCGAGCCGCTGATATTCCGCCTCGCTTCTGACGTCGAAGAGCCTCAGCACCCGATCCTGCTTGAGCTGGTTGCGAAAACCGGAAAAATCGAAACGGCTCAGGAGATTTTCGATGTTGAAGGTGGCAAGGCGAAGCGACATCAGACAATTCCACATTGAAATGCCGCGGAGATTAGAGCGAGACGAGGAAGAGTGTAAAGCGACCTGCCTTATGGCAGTGCTGACGCGCAGAGAAAAAGCCGCGAGGCTTTTCGTCCGTGACCGCCTCGCATCCGGACTCGCGGCTATCTCCTCGCAAGACCGGGGCACAGGAACATCGCAGCGCCACCCTCTTTCCTTTTTTCACCGAGCGAGCCCTCTCCCTGCACGGGAAGAGGGCTGAAGTGAGGGGCTATAGAGAGCAACTGCATGTCTCCTCAAATCGACCTCGACTTAAGGACAAAGAAATGCAGCAATTCAAAGTGCTACAGCGACCTTGCGCGTCTGATAAGACGCGCGGCGCTGTACGCGCCGCGTTGCCTATCTTCTCACCGCGACCACCTGTCCGCGGCTGAAATAGGACAGTTGCACGCGCCCGGACTGATTCCCGCCGATGACGCGCGCGGTCGATTTCGACAGCTCCGAAAGGATGCCGACATGATAGCCTCTGCCGGCCCTGACGACGACGACATCCCCCGGACGCGCATAGGAAAGCTTGACCGGGGCACCGAACCTCAGCCACGACCGCGCGATTCCGAAGCCTTGCGGCGGCTGGCGCCCGGCCTTTCGAGCGACCATGCCCACGAAATGGCCGCACCAGGGCGTACGCGCCGGATTGATGCCGAGAGCGGCGCGAAGGCGCCTGTTATGCTTGACCTCGTGAAGCCCCGTAAATTGCTTGGCCTGCGCCAGCATGCCTGCCGACGCGGTATCGGGCGAAGTGAACGCGACAAGTGCCGCTGCCAGAAACGCTGCAACCTTCATGAGTTGGGTCTCCTTGATGCGCACGCCGGCCTCATGCCGGCTCTGCGCTGGCCTCTTCGTCTCCGTCCATTGCGCGCAATTCGCCCTTCCGCAGTGCGCGGTTTTTGCGCGCACTGCGCCGCCCGCGCTCAGAGAACATTCTGAGCGCGGCTGAAAATGCCATGGAATCAAAGGGCTAGAGCGTCCTTGAATCTTGGCGCCCGTGTTCTTGCAGCACCGCGCCTTGTCCAGGTCACAGGCTGCTCCGGGCACCCGCCTTCGCTAATACGCACGAAAGACTCTCTAGCACTTTGAGGCTGCACGTCACCGACCGCCGAAGATGGAATGGATCATCGGCTCAATGGAGCAACCGGCATGCGAACGGCAATGGCCGTACCCCCAACCTGATGGCGTTCGCTATGCGAGACCTGGAATTCCCCTGCCAACGGTGGATAGCGACGAGACTTTGCCGGCGAGGTGGAGCGAAATTGTGGCAAAGCCCGCATTTCGTGCGCAAGACAGCGCTTGCATGCGTCGATGTGTCGGTATTGATCCCAAAAAAGCGGGCTTTTGACGGTCCACAACGCTATCGAGCGAGCTTTCAACCAACGTCGTGAAATTGCTGAAGATGGGAGCGAAGCGCCGCTTCTTCGCCCATCCCGCCTGCCTGTGTGTTCCCGAAATCGTAGCAATCTAAGGTAAAACATGCAGCAATCGCGCCCTTTGCGCGTCTGATAAGACGCGCTGCGCGTTAAGAGCGGTGACGCCCGTCACGACTTTAGCACGCCGCTCCTCCTCGCCGTCCAGGTGGCGATGATGTCCATCAGCTCGGGCGACAGGCAGTCGTAAGGTTCGAGGCCAAGCTGCCTCAGGTGGTTGCGGACGGAGTTCATCCTTGAGGGATCGACCCCTCCTTCGATGATCGACGAGACGAAGGCGGCAAAGGTGGGTTCGGGCCAACCGCTCTCTTCGAACCTTTCCGGGTGGATGAAATCGAGTCCTTGGAAGGCATGTTCACGCTCGACCGGCCCATACATGTGCACGCCGCATTCCCTGCAGCGGTGGCGCCGGATCAAGGCCGTCGGGTCCACGACCTCGAGCTTGTCGCCGTTTTCGAGCACGCTGACGTTCTCATGCGGTGTGACCGCCACGATCGAAAACGTCGCACCGTCCGGCTTCCAGCACTTGGTGCAGCCGCAAGCGTGATTGTGAGCGATGCCGCCGGCGATGCGGATCCGGACCGTTCTATCTGTGCAGGCGCAAACCAGCGTCCCGCCCCCGAAGGCAGGACTGCCCCTGGTGACACCATTGTCGAGGTTTGGATGCAGCGGGACGGGGGTTTCCATTTGCTCCTCCCTCAAGAACCGGCGCCTCTCCACAGCGCCGGTTGCCGATACGATGCGGAAAGGTCCGCTTCATCGCTGCGGAAGTGCAAGCGGCGCCTGCCAAGGCGCCGCTTCGCGGTCTCCTCCGACCCGGCACCGAGCGCAACCTTCGCGTCCGCACCGAAGAATACCACCGAAAACATCTACTGCCGAATGCCGCACACCGGCTCGGCCATCAGCACCGATATGCAAGTGCGGCTCGATGCGCATGGATTCAGCGCACCAGCCGAATGGCGCCAGGATAGTTGAATTGCGTGTTCGCCAACTCGGCGCTGCAATCCATCTTGAATGTACTGTTGCCGATGAGCGTGATCTCCTGCGCGATCAATCTTATGCACTCTCCGCTCGTCGTGCCGTTGCCGGAATATTGCAGTTCGGCGACGTCAGGCAGGTAGACGATTCCCGTCAGCGACGATTGGCTGTTGCCGTTGATGATAGCGGACGCGGTGTTGCCATGCTCGGCAACAATCGAGAAACCCGCCCAGGCACCCTCCAGCGATGGCGAGATGTTGAAGGTGGCACCGCCATTGATTTTAAGCTCGGCGCCGTTCATGAGGAAGAAGGTCACCCGTTGTCCATTTACGACTGTCTGGCTGCCGAGCTCGAGACGGCCGCCGTCGATCATGTAGTTGCCCGACTCGAGCTTGATCGCTCCCTTCAAGTCCAGGCCGCCATAGGTCCCAGGCTTTAATGTTACCACGTGGCCATCGGCGTTCTTGGGCGTCTTGCCGGTGCCGTTGCAATCGCCGTTGCCGCCGCCGCCCGCAACGAAGTTCTGGCCGCAGCCGGAAAGGTCCACCCAGGTGGATGTCTTGGGCAGAACCTTGCTCGCAAACGGATCGGGTACGCGCGGCGATCCTTCGACCGCGCCCTTGCACGTCAAGGCTATAGATTGCGGCGAGCTGTAGATGCCGCCCGCCGCGTAAAGACATTCTGCTTTGAGCTTTCCGCTCCCGCCGACATAGATCGACTGAGCATCATTCGAATTAGAGACGACTGTGCACCCGGTGA includes:
- the gfa gene encoding S-(hydroxymethyl)glutathione synthase; the encoded protein is METPVPLHPNLDNGVTRGSPAFGGGTLVCACTDRTVRIRIAGGIAHNHACGCTKCWKPDGATFSIVAVTPHENVSVLENGDKLEVVDPTALIRRHRCRECGVHMYGPVEREHAFQGLDFIHPERFEESGWPEPTFAAFVSSIIEGGVDPSRMNSVRNHLRQLGLEPYDCLSPELMDIIATWTARRSGVLKS
- a CDS encoding TIGR02594 family protein, with product MKVAAFLAAALVAFTSPDTASAGMLAQAKQFTGLHEVKHNRRLRAALGINPARTPWCGHFVGMVARKAGRQPPQGFGIARSWLRFGAPVKLSYARPGDVVVVRAGRGYHVGILSELSKSTARVIGGNQSGRVQLSYFSRGQVVAVRR
- a CDS encoding MFS transporter, whose product is MTAETNSGLSRRRIPAGIWALGFVSMFMDISSEMIHALLPIYMITALGTSTLAVGIIEGIAEATASITKVFSGALSDWLGKRKVLAVLGYGLAALTKPIFPLAASLEWLIAARFIDRVGKGIRGAPRDALVADIAPPHLRGASFGLRQSLDTVGAFLGPLLAIALMWLTADHFQAVFWFAVIPAFLSVGVLLVAVKEPERPVELRRVRMPLRRDELRQLGSAYWWVVVIAAVFTLARFSEAFLILRAQSIGLPLAVVPVVLVIMSLAYSLSAYPAGALSDRVDRLTLLVVGLVLLVLADLALAFATGILALGLGVVLWGLHMGFTQGLLATLVADTAPAELRGTAFGMFNLVSGFALLLASVLAGALWDIAGAKATFLAGACFTTLTIAGLMLIRSQFKKS
- a CDS encoding TadE/TadG family type IV pilus assembly protein yields the protein MRAATFRLQLRKLAQNRDGNFAVLGAIGFIPIIGAAALAVDLVGAYLEAEKIQNALDAAALGSVRAYGEGATEEEAHQEAEKFFWGNYALPQKSVVDALAVATDPSTEALAVKFTRSLDEDTAAAEFVLDYKSLFLERLPLTIRRQAVAARAAGAEACILALHRTADRAFEVSGSAAADLTGCTVVSNSNDAQSIYVGGSGKLKAECLYAAGGIYSSPQSIALTCKGAVEGSPRVPDPFASKVLPKTSTWVDLSGCGQNFVAGGGGNGDCNGTGKTPKNADGHVVTLKPGTYGGLDLKGAIKLESGNYMIDGGRLELGSQTVVNGQRVTFFLMNGAELKINGGATFNISPSLEGAWAGFSIVAEHGNTASAIINGNSQSSLTGIVYLPDVAELQYSGNGTTSGECIRLIAQEITLIGNSTFKMDCSAELANTQFNYPGAIRLVR
- a CDS encoding DNA mismatch repair protein MutT, translating into MTQLESNRSQWPAEGTIFPVSEIHIEVAPGPHPFHLAEAERARASWQQEIAANPHLFDGRMVLQRSIRIADGRICARAYIVPYSTFLWWRKTRAPGACHIFGMPMLLSSDGAVIAIRMGSHTANAGRVYSPGGSLEPEDIIDGRCDVARNIAREVKEETGIALSEASAEPGWHAIHMDGTIIVFRVFRLAAKADDIIARVAAHVAADAHPEIDEAVAIRSPDPAAHNYPAFIPPILEWLFARDAGGTVSAAMA
- a CDS encoding endonuclease/exonuclease/phosphatase family protein, with the translated sequence MSLRLATFNIENLLSRFDFSGFRNQLKQDRVLRLFDVRSEAEYQRLEEARTIAHTDDTRQMSALAIADCDADILCLQEADSMAALQAFEYGYLFRMVGNGYRQKYLIEGNDTRGIDVAVLMRDETRDGQKIECLEVKSHAALTYNDLDLFNDDLAATNRPGDRIFKRDCLEVDLRIGGRPLTLYVVHFKSMGPAREGLDGRQATMALRIAEAKAVRHIIESRFGRGHTADKMFAICGDMNDYQEKVDILGDRRNGYEFVPREEAMSALEILSHDGFVENPMLRRPVLDRWTLFHSRGPEERHLCQLDYIWLSPALARRNAARVPEIIRAGQPYRTIFPAGQEVERYPRTGWDRPKASDHCPVVMTLDI